The Amycolatopsis japonica nucleotide sequence ACGTTGCTGGCCGTCCTGGCCACCCTTCTGCGACCGGCCGGCGGGCTCGGAACCGTGCTTGGTGCGAGGCTCGGCACTTCGGCGGCCCAGAGTGTCAGGCCGTCGATCGCGCTGGTCGGACATCAGTCGGCGTTGCACCCGCTCCTGACACTGGAAGAGAACCTGCGTTACGTGGCCACACTGACCGGGCGGTCCGCTTCCGCGGCCACCGCCGCACTGGACCTCGTGGGTTTGGGACAAGCGGCTCACCGCCGGGCAAACCAATGCTCACAGGGAATGCTCCGGCGCGCCGACCTCGCACGGGTCATCCTGACCGCTCCGAAGCTGCTGTTGCTCGACGAACCCCACGCCGGTTTGGACCCCGCGTCGTTCGGTCTGGTCGATCTGGTCGTGCACCGGGTCCGTATCCGCAGCGGCGCGGCGGTCGTGGTCTCCCACGACATCCCACGGCTGACATCGCTGGCCGACCGGCTCGCTCTCCTCGAGGGCGGGCGACTGGTTCCGTGCGTCCACGAGTTCGTGCCGGACGGTGAGCACCGATGACCACGCCGCTGCGGCAGGCCGGTGCCGTCGCGCGCACCGAGTTGCGGATCGAGGGCCGTGCCGGTGAGACGCTCTGGGTGATCGCGCCGTTCGGGGCGGTGGCGCTGTTGCTCGTACCATTGGCCGTCGGCGCCGACCGCCCGCTGCTCGCGCAGCTCGGCTTGGGGATGTACTGGGTCGTGGTGCTGCTCTTCGGCCTGCTCGTCACCCTGCGCCAGTCCACGACCGATTCGCCTGAACACCTGGGGATGCTGCGGCTGGCAGGAGTCGCCCCGGCGGCCCGGCTCGCGGGTCGCGCGGTCGCGACCACGGTCGTGCTGCTGGCCTTCGAGTTGCTGTTGCTGCCGGCCTTGGTCGTGTTCTACCAGCCGCCGATGCGCGGCTGGGCGTGGCTTTCGGCTGTCTTGCCCGTCACAGCCGCGGGACTGGCCGCGCTCGGCACCCTCGCCGGGGCCGTCGTCCGCGGCCTGGCCGGGCGCGGCACGCTCGGCCCGCTGCTGGTCTGCCCGCTCGCGCTTCCGCTGCTGCTCGGCGCCACGGAAGTGATCAAGACGGCCGCCTACGGACGGATTCCGTGGCCCTGGCTCCTGCTGTTGGTCACCACCACCGCGATCGGCTGGCTCGGTCTGCTGCTGAGCGCGAACGCCTGTGAGGAGAACGCATGAACCCGCTCGGACGACGACTGCCGGTCGCCACCGTCGTCGTGCTCGCCGCCGGGCTGACCGGCGCCGTCCTCGCGCCACCGGACCGAATCCAGGGTGAGTACCAGCGTCTGATGTACCTCCACGTTCCGACGGCGTGGACGGCCTACCTGTGCTTCGTGATCACCTTCGTGGCGAGCGGGCTGTGGTTGTGGCGGCGGAAGGAACGCTTCGACCGGTTCGCGGCCGCCAGCGCGGAGGTCGGTGTGCTGTTCACCGGTCTGACGATCGCACTGGGTTCCTGGTGGGGCAAACCTGTCTGGGGCGTGTGGTGGACCTGGGATCCCCGGCTGATCACGACCGCGCTGATGTTCTTCGTCTACCTCGGGTATCTCGCTCTCCGGCGCGCGACGCTCGACCCTGTCGCGCGGGCACGGCGCGCGGCCGTGCTCGGCGTCGTCGCGTTCGTGCAGGTACCCATCGTGCACCTGTCGGTGGTGTGGTGGCGGGCCCTGCACCAGCCACCGACCGTCCTGAAACCGGGCGACCCTTCCATCGACCATCGCATGCTGCTGGTGCTGCTGGTCAACGTGCTCGGGTTCACCCTACTCGCGATCGCCCTGCTGCGAGCCCGCACTCGCCTGTCCTCGCTGGAAGAGGACCTTGCTACCGCCCAAGCCACCGCGGACAGCCGGCTGGCCGGCCTCGCGGTGGCCGCACCA carries:
- a CDS encoding ATP-binding cassette domain-containing protein — protein: MLVEQRDAVVAVTDLDVTVHRSPVLRGLDLVVRPGEVFGVLGPNGSGKSTLLAVLATLLRPAGGLGTVLGARLGTSAAQSVRPSIALVGHQSALHPLLTLEENLRYVATLTGRSASAATAALDLVGLGQAAHRRANQCSQGMLRRADLARVILTAPKLLLLDEPHAGLDPASFGLVDLVVHRVRIRSGAAVVVSHDIPRLTSLADRLALLEGGRLVPCVHEFVPDGEHR
- a CDS encoding heme exporter protein CcmB → MTTPLRQAGAVARTELRIEGRAGETLWVIAPFGAVALLLVPLAVGADRPLLAQLGLGMYWVVVLLFGLLVTLRQSTTDSPEHLGMLRLAGVAPAARLAGRAVATTVVLLAFELLLLPALVVFYQPPMRGWAWLSAVLPVTAAGLAALGTLAGAVVRGLAGRGTLGPLLVCPLALPLLLGATEVIKTAAYGRIPWPWLLLLVTTTAIGWLGLLLSANACEENA
- the ccsA gene encoding cytochrome c biogenesis protein CcsA, coding for MNPLGRRLPVATVVVLAAGLTGAVLAPPDRIQGEYQRLMYLHVPTAWTAYLCFVITFVASGLWLWRRKERFDRFAAASAEVGVLFTGLTIALGSWWGKPVWGVWWTWDPRLITTALMFFVYLGYLALRRATLDPVARARRAAVLGVVAFVQVPIVHLSVVWWRALHQPPTVLKPGDPSIDHRMLLVLLVNVLGFTLLAIALLRARTRLSSLEEDLATAQATADSRLAGLAVAAPRLEGPANDV